A stretch of the Sulfurospirillum sp. UCH001 genome encodes the following:
- a CDS encoding ABC transporter ATP-binding protein, with protein MYSFKDVFKRFSPFYKDYIPYFILTIIGMGLASGGTAYSAYLVKPLLDEIFIAKDRTMLELLPYAIIAVYAIKEAGRYMQAYYTAYIGHDIIRRFRENILENLLKLDLSFFHEYRTGELISRNTNDVERVRTVVSNLIPEFLRESFTIIGLIGVVIYQSYELAFYALVVMPLAIYPLSVLSKKMKKVSRQSQEKISDITAKLSEIFNNIEIIQANNAQKFEHGLFKKDNERFFKLTMKSVKVNELVSPVMETLGSIGVAVVILVGGKEVIEGSMSVGAFFSFLTALFMLYTPIKRISGLYNRMQDALVASERIFFLLDQQPSIINGKTSLPEKIESITFDKVSLFYGDKQALHDVSLEAKAGEMIALIGDSGGGKSSLMNMLMRFYDPSSGSIKINNIDLKTFNFHELRYNVAMVTQRVYIFHDTIAANVAYGKEIDEAKVIDALQKANAYEFVQNLNEGIYTHLDEFGTNLSGGQRQRIAIARAIYTNPQVLILDEATSALDSHSEQKITEAIENLIKDKITFVIAHRLSTIKKANKIALLKHGKICAIGSDEELLQTSKEYLKLKGLQH; from the coding sequence ATGTATAGCTTCAAAGATGTATTTAAGCGTTTTTCTCCTTTTTACAAAGATTACATACCTTATTTCATTTTAACGATTATTGGTATGGGACTTGCAAGTGGAGGTACCGCTTATTCTGCATATCTTGTGAAACCTCTTTTAGATGAAATTTTCATCGCAAAAGATAGAACAATGCTTGAGCTTTTGCCTTATGCTATTATTGCCGTCTATGCGATCAAAGAAGCTGGCAGATACATGCAAGCTTATTATACTGCATATATTGGACATGATATCATTAGACGTTTTCGTGAAAATATTTTGGAAAATTTACTCAAACTCGATCTTTCTTTTTTCCATGAATACAGGACTGGTGAACTTATCAGCCGTAACACCAACGATGTTGAACGTGTCCGTACAGTCGTTTCAAATTTGATTCCCGAATTTTTACGAGAATCATTCACTATTATAGGTCTTATTGGTGTTGTTATTTATCAAAGTTATGAACTTGCTTTTTATGCATTAGTTGTCATGCCTTTGGCTATCTATCCATTGAGCGTTCTTTCAAAAAAAATGAAAAAAGTTTCACGTCAATCGCAAGAAAAAATCTCTGATATTACTGCAAAACTGAGTGAAATTTTTAATAATATTGAAATTATTCAAGCCAATAATGCTCAAAAATTTGAGCATGGACTTTTTAAAAAAGACAATGAACGCTTTTTCAAACTGACGATGAAATCAGTCAAAGTCAATGAACTTGTTAGCCCAGTAATGGAGACATTAGGTTCAATTGGTGTTGCTGTTGTAATTTTAGTAGGTGGTAAAGAGGTTATTGAAGGAAGTATGAGTGTTGGAGCATTTTTTTCTTTTTTAACAGCTTTGTTTATGCTTTATACGCCTATTAAAAGGATATCAGGACTTTACAACAGAATGCAAGATGCATTAGTTGCAAGTGAACGTATCTTCTTTTTGTTAGATCAACAACCTTCTATCATCAACGGTAAGACTTCTTTACCTGAAAAAATTGAATCCATTACGTTTGATAAGGTTTCCCTCTTTTACGGTGATAAACAAGCATTACACGATGTAAGTCTTGAAGCAAAAGCAGGAGAAATGATTGCCCTCATTGGTGATAGTGGTGGCGGAAAAAGCTCACTTATGAATATGCTCATGCGTTTTTATGATCCTTCCTCTGGTAGTATTAAAATTAACAATATTGATCTTAAAACATTCAATTTTCATGAGCTTCGTTATAACGTTGCAATGGTTACTCAACGCGTTTATATTTTTCATGACACCATTGCAGCCAATGTCGCATATGGCAAAGAAATTGATGAAGCAAAAGTGATTGATGCGTTACAAAAAGCAAATGCATATGAATTCGTACAAAATTTGAACGAAGGAATTTATACACATTTAGATGAGTTTGGTACAAACCTCTCAGGAGGCCAGCGTCAACGTATTGCAATTGCAAGAGCTATTTATACGAATCCTCAAGTACTCATTTTGGATGAAGCAACTTCTGCACTTGATTCTCATAGTGAACAAAAAATTACTGAAGCTATTGAAAATCTCATTAAAGACAAAATTACGTTTGTGATTGCACATCGCTTAAGTACCATCAAAAAAGCCAATAAAATTGCTCTGTTAAAACACGGCAAAATTTGTGCTATTGGCAGTGATGAAGAGCTACTGCAAACATCCAAAGAGTATCTAAAGCTCAAAGGTTTACAACACTAA
- a CDS encoding pitrilysin family protein, producing MKKVLLFLTFLGALMANSLPEHFTKTLENGLQIVVIPMNNKSDVITTDIFYKVGSGNEIMGKSGIAHMLEHLNFKSTKNLKAGEFDEIVKGFGGVNNASTGFDYTHYYIKSSSKNLPKSLELFAELMQNLKLTDEEFQPERNVVLEERLWRTDNSPIGYLYFRLFNNAFTYHPYHWTPIGFKDDIKNWSIEDIRSFHSKYYQPANAIVVVAGDITPEVVFENVTKYFGAIKNASPIPSAHHQIEPQQDGAKRLMIKKESEVEMVAIAYKIPNFLHEDQAALSALSELLSSGKSSKLQRILVDEKKLVNQIYGYAMEAKDPSVFLFLAVCNPGVKAENVEAEILKIIESLKKGDVSDKDIEKIKINTKADFIHNLESSSELATLFGSYYAKGDISPLLNYEERINALKKEDIIKAVNKYLVQQSSTTVILRKDY from the coding sequence ATGAAAAAAGTACTACTATTTTTAACATTTTTAGGAGCATTGATGGCTAACTCACTACCTGAGCATTTCACCAAGACATTAGAAAATGGTCTTCAAATTGTTGTTATTCCCATGAACAATAAAAGTGATGTCATCACTACAGATATTTTTTATAAAGTGGGTAGTGGTAATGAAATTATGGGAAAAAGTGGTATTGCACATATGCTAGAGCACCTTAATTTTAAATCGACAAAGAACCTAAAAGCAGGTGAATTTGACGAAATCGTTAAAGGTTTTGGCGGTGTAAATAATGCTTCTACTGGCTTTGACTATACACATTACTACATCAAAAGTTCATCAAAAAATTTGCCAAAATCATTAGAGTTGTTTGCAGAACTGATGCAAAACCTCAAACTAACCGATGAAGAGTTCCAACCTGAACGTAATGTTGTTTTAGAAGAGCGTTTATGGAGAACTGACAACTCACCTATTGGGTATCTGTACTTTAGACTGTTCAATAATGCATTTACCTACCATCCATACCATTGGACACCAATTGGTTTTAAAGATGACATTAAAAATTGGAGTATTGAGGATATTCGTAGTTTTCACTCAAAGTATTATCAACCTGCCAATGCCATTGTTGTTGTAGCAGGTGATATAACACCAGAAGTTGTTTTTGAAAATGTAACTAAATATTTTGGCGCTATTAAAAATGCTTCACCTATCCCAAGTGCACATCACCAAATTGAACCACAACAAGATGGCGCAAAACGTTTAATGATCAAAAAAGAAAGCGAAGTGGAAATGGTAGCTATTGCCTATAAAATTCCTAACTTCTTGCATGAAGACCAAGCAGCGCTTTCTGCATTAAGTGAGCTTTTAAGCAGTGGCAAAAGTAGCAAACTTCAGAGAATTCTTGTTGATGAGAAAAAACTTGTCAACCAAATTTATGGTTACGCGATGGAAGCAAAAGACCCTTCTGTCTTTTTATTTCTAGCAGTATGTAATCCTGGTGTTAAAGCAGAAAATGTTGAAGCAGAAATTTTAAAAATTATCGAAAGCCTTAAAAAAGGCGATGTCAGTGATAAAGATATTGAAAAAATTAAGATCAACACAAAAGCTGATTTTATTCATAATTTAGAAAGTTCAAGCGAACTTGCTACCCTATTTGGTTCATACTATGCGAAGGGAGACATCTCCCCGTTACTTAATTATGAAGAGCGTATCAATGCATTAAAAAAAGAAGATATAATCAAGGCTGTTAATAAATATTTAGTTCAACAATCATCCACTACTGTGATATTAAGAAAGGATTACTAA
- the dapA gene encoding 4-hydroxy-tetrahydrodipicolinate synthase, translating into MQHALQGAMTALITPFKNGKLDEVQYAKLIERQIKNGIDVVVPVGTTGESATLDHEEHRRCIEIAVDVCSNSNVKVLAGAGSNATHEAIGLAKFAQAHGAHGILSVTPYYNKPTQEGLFQHYKAIANSVDIPVLLYNVPGRTGCDLLPDTIFRLFEACPNIFGVKEATGSIDRCVDLLAHQPKLAVFSGEDAINYPILSNGGSGVISVTSNILPDQISELTHLALEGDYHGAKAINDSLYEINKILFCESNPIPIKAAMYIAGLLESLEYRLPLCAPSNENMKRIENTLKKYTIKGF; encoded by the coding sequence ATGCAACATGCGTTACAAGGAGCGATGACAGCTCTTATCACACCATTCAAAAATGGCAAACTCGATGAAGTACAATATGCAAAATTGATAGAAAGACAAATAAAAAATGGTATCGATGTGGTTGTCCCTGTAGGAACAACTGGTGAGAGTGCTACACTTGATCATGAAGAGCACCGTCGCTGTATTGAAATAGCAGTTGATGTCTGTTCAAACAGCAATGTTAAAGTACTTGCCGGCGCAGGTAGCAATGCTACACACGAAGCAATTGGTTTGGCAAAATTTGCACAAGCACATGGCGCACATGGTATACTTTCTGTAACACCATACTATAATAAGCCAACACAAGAAGGCTTGTTTCAACACTATAAAGCGATTGCAAACTCTGTAGATATTCCTGTCCTTTTGTATAATGTACCAGGTCGTACAGGATGTGATTTGTTACCAGACACTATCTTTAGACTTTTTGAAGCATGCCCAAACATCTTTGGTGTCAAAGAGGCAACAGGCTCTATTGATCGTTGTGTTGATTTATTGGCACATCAACCAAAATTAGCAGTGTTTAGTGGTGAAGATGCTATTAACTACCCTATTCTTTCTAATGGCGGTTCAGGTGTTATATCTGTAACATCAAACATTTTACCTGATCAAATTTCAGAATTAACACATTTGGCACTTGAAGGTGATTATCACGGTGCAAAAGCGATTAATGACTCATTGTACGAGATCAATAAAATACTTTTCTGTGAAAGTAACCCTATTCCAATCAAGGCGGCAATGTACATTGCAGGACTTCTTGAAAGTTTAGAATATCGCTTGCCACTTTGTGCGCCAAGTAATGAGAATATGAAACGTATTGAAAATACACTCAAAAAATATACAATAAAAGGATTTTAA
- the murJ gene encoding murein biosynthesis integral membrane protein MurJ, with translation MLIKSFFTNSIGTLVSRVFGFIRDMLSASILGANIYSDIFFVAFKFPNLFRRIFAEGAFTQSFIPSFIKTPRKALFTYTIFIRFFLFLILFSLIVTLFSEFFAKIIAFGFDEETVALSAPFVAINFYYLPLIFCVTLFGSLLQYKHHFAVSAFSTALLNIGMIGALLLYQGYDKKTIVYALSYGVLVGGLLQVISHLIALKQDNFCKFFALGFKHRHKRDSALEVSNKSFNRSFWHSIIGNSTPQIVSFVDTTLASFLVTGSISYLYYGNRIFQLPLALFAIALTTGIFPKITRLLKANNEEEASRLLTQGFWVLAFLLTTSTLGGYMLSHEIVWLLFEHGSFSKEDTQMTGFVLAMYMIGLIPFGLAKLFSLWLYAGMRQKEAAIIAMYSLASNLIFSFALIKPMGAAGLALAGSLSAFVLLFFTLRSFGLSKFFAILYSKKTLILVALLLVEWGILSYVKELIHGYL, from the coding sequence ATGCTTATAAAATCATTTTTCACAAACAGTATCGGTACACTTGTTTCACGCGTCTTTGGCTTTATCAGAGACATGTTGAGCGCTTCTATTTTAGGTGCAAATATCTATAGTGATATTTTCTTCGTGGCATTTAAGTTTCCCAATCTTTTTCGCCGAATCTTTGCAGAAGGGGCGTTTACACAAAGTTTTATTCCTAGTTTTATTAAAACACCACGTAAAGCGCTCTTTACCTATACGATTTTTATACGTTTTTTCCTTTTCCTCATTCTTTTTTCATTGATTGTCACTCTTTTTAGTGAATTTTTTGCCAAAATAATCGCTTTTGGCTTTGATGAGGAGACCGTAGCTCTTTCTGCACCATTTGTGGCTATTAACTTTTACTATCTTCCTCTTATTTTCTGTGTAACACTCTTTGGTTCATTATTACAGTATAAACATCACTTTGCTGTTTCTGCCTTTTCTACGGCACTTCTGAATATTGGAATGATAGGTGCGTTACTTTTATATCAAGGTTACGATAAAAAAACAATTGTATATGCCCTAAGTTATGGTGTTTTAGTAGGTGGACTGCTTCAAGTTATTTCCCATCTTATTGCTTTGAAGCAGGATAATTTTTGTAAATTCTTTGCGCTTGGTTTCAAACACCGTCATAAAAGAGACAGTGCCCTTGAAGTGAGCAATAAAAGTTTCAATCGCTCTTTTTGGCACTCTATTATTGGTAACTCAACACCACAAATCGTCTCATTTGTTGATACAACATTAGCAAGCTTTTTGGTCACAGGAAGCATTAGTTATCTGTACTATGGAAACCGTATTTTTCAGCTTCCACTCGCACTTTTTGCTATTGCTCTTACAACAGGTATTTTTCCAAAGATTACAAGACTTCTTAAAGCCAATAACGAAGAAGAAGCCTCTAGACTTCTAACACAAGGTTTTTGGGTTTTAGCATTTTTACTGACGACCTCGACACTTGGTGGATATATGCTCAGTCATGAAATTGTTTGGCTCTTATTTGAACATGGCTCTTTTTCTAAAGAAGATACCCAAATGACAGGCTTTGTGCTGGCAATGTATATGATAGGACTTATCCCCTTTGGCTTAGCAAAGCTCTTTTCACTATGGCTTTATGCAGGTATGCGCCAAAAAGAAGCGGCAATTATTGCCATGTATTCGCTAGCCTCCAATCTTATCTTCTCTTTTGCTCTTATTAAACCTATGGGTGCTGCTGGTCTTGCACTTGCAGGCTCTTTATCTGCTTTTGTCTTACTCTTTTTTACATTACGCTCTTTTGGGCTCTCAAAGTTTTTTGCTATACTATATAGTAAAAAAACACTCATATTAGTAGCACTCCTTCTTGTCGAATGGGGAATTTTAAGCTATGTAAAGGAACTTATTCATGGTTATTTATGA
- the ruvA gene encoding Holliday junction branch migration protein RuvA, with amino-acid sequence MIVGIEGKVVKKEVTFVHIKTSSGLTYKVFVSLSCLGKISSDAIALHVTQIIREDQHSLYGFIDENEKKVFDTLIKLNGIGPSTALAVCSTLSPDDFAGALLSQNIQAFQKVPGIGPKSAKRILVELSDFSLQLHNEESASGSLLEASMALESLGFKKEMIKKVLSTCQGNDTQTLIKEALRKLS; translated from the coding sequence ATGATAGTAGGTATTGAAGGTAAAGTAGTAAAAAAAGAGGTGACATTTGTTCATATCAAAACGTCATCAGGATTAACCTATAAGGTTTTTGTGTCATTGTCATGTCTTGGCAAAATAAGTAGTGATGCCATTGCTCTTCATGTTACTCAGATTATTAGGGAAGATCAGCACAGTCTGTATGGTTTTATCGACGAAAATGAAAAAAAAGTTTTTGATACACTGATTAAACTGAATGGTATTGGCCCTTCTACGGCACTTGCCGTTTGTTCGACGCTTAGCCCAGATGATTTTGCTGGTGCACTCCTTTCTCAAAATATTCAAGCATTTCAAAAAGTGCCAGGAATTGGCCCTAAAAGTGCAAAACGTATATTAGTGGAGCTTAGTGATTTTTCATTGCAGTTACACAATGAAGAAAGCGCAAGTGGAAGTCTTCTTGAAGCATCTATGGCACTTGAGAGTCTTGGATTTAAAAAAGAGATGATTAAGAAAGTCCTTAGTACATGTCAAGGAAATGATACTCAGACGTTGATTAAAGAAGCACTTCGAAAACTTAGCTAG
- a CDS encoding quinone-dependent dihydroorotate dehydrogenase, producing MFDYYAIMKKLMFNFSPENAHTIAEFFFKNGAKFTPFILSPIAEQFFIHDKRLEQELFGKTFLNPIGIGAGFDKNATMIKMLTALGFGHIEYGTMTPEPQSGNPKPRCFRFPEYETIQNAMGFNNDGMNAIAKRVEALYPFATPLGANIGKNKTTTAENALKDYEKLIKRFKDLSDYLVVNISSPNTPGLRDLQNEQFIKDLFVMAKELTTKPVLLKIAPDLAVADALTICSTALDNGAAGIVATNTTIDYSLLPNAKDFGGLSGKVLTEKSFAMFEALAKEFFGKTTLISVGGIDSADEAYRRLKAGASLVQIYSAFIFKGPSLNRAINLGILERMEKDGFAHISEVIGSDRR from the coding sequence ATGTTTGATTATTATGCCATTATGAAAAAATTGATGTTTAACTTCTCACCAGAGAATGCTCACACGATTGCAGAATTTTTCTTCAAAAATGGCGCTAAATTTACACCTTTTATTCTCTCTCCTATTGCAGAGCAATTTTTTATTCATGACAAACGTCTTGAACAAGAACTTTTTGGAAAAACATTTCTGAATCCAATAGGTATTGGTGCGGGTTTTGATAAAAATGCAACCATGATTAAAATGCTTACAGCACTTGGATTTGGACACATTGAATATGGCACAATGACGCCAGAACCTCAAAGTGGCAACCCAAAACCACGTTGTTTTCGTTTTCCAGAGTATGAAACTATTCAAAATGCGATGGGCTTTAATAATGATGGTATGAATGCAATCGCTAAGCGTGTTGAGGCGCTTTACCCTTTTGCAACACCATTAGGTGCAAATATTGGTAAAAACAAAACAACAACTGCAGAAAATGCACTAAAAGATTATGAAAAACTTATTAAACGTTTTAAAGATTTAAGTGATTATTTAGTGGTTAATATCTCTTCTCCTAACACACCAGGACTAAGAGATTTACAAAATGAACAATTTATCAAAGATCTTTTTGTAATGGCAAAAGAGTTAACGACAAAACCTGTGCTTTTAAAAATTGCACCTGATCTAGCCGTTGCTGACGCCCTTACAATCTGTTCTACAGCTCTTGACAATGGTGCAGCAGGTATTGTAGCAACTAATACTACAATCGATTATTCACTCCTACCAAATGCAAAAGATTTTGGAGGACTAAGTGGTAAAGTATTAACAGAGAAAAGTTTTGCAATGTTTGAAGCACTTGCTAAAGAGTTTTTTGGAAAAACGACGCTTATATCAGTCGGTGGTATTGACTCAGCAGATGAAGCATACCGAAGATTAAAAGCGGGAGCAAGCCTTGTTCAAATTTACTCAGCCTTTATTTTCAAAGGTCCATCACTTAATCGTGCTATCAATCTTGGAATTTTGGAACGTATGGAAAAAGATGGATTTGCACATATCAGCGAAGTAATAGGAAGCGATAGGAGATGA
- the cysS gene encoding cysteine--tRNA ligase: protein MVIYDSVQKKKVPFIPIKENEVKIYVCGPTVYDDAHLGHARSAIAFDLLRRVFTALGYTVTFVKNFTDIDDKIINKMKESGKSLEEITSFYIDRYKNEMHALHVNDADIEPKATETVSEIVSFIDVMLGKKVAYATSDGIYFDTSKDTKYLSLSHRAIDEDATQARVEQKEEKKDQKDFALWKFSKTNEPSYPAPFGIGRPGWHIECSAMIEKHLASSGDYQIDIHAGGADLLFPHHENEAAQTRCKSDQELAKYWMHNGFVTISGEKMSKSLGNSFFLKDALAIYSGEVLRFYLLATHYRANFNFAEEDLLNTKKRLDKLYRLKKRVFESTPSEISSSFKETMLEALSDDLNISKALAALDEMISYANEMLDANPKDKAFKATTHANLIWIEALLGIGLYNPYAYFQIGISNVEKIEIEALIVERTQAKKAKDFAKADEIRTLLEARNIQLMDTATGTQWEKVN, encoded by the coding sequence ATGGTTATTTATGATTCGGTACAAAAGAAGAAAGTACCGTTTATCCCCATCAAGGAAAACGAAGTTAAAATTTATGTGTGTGGACCAACTGTTTATGATGATGCACATTTAGGCCATGCTCGTAGTGCTATCGCTTTTGATCTTTTACGCCGTGTTTTTACAGCGCTCGGATATACTGTGACATTTGTTAAAAACTTCACAGACATCGATGATAAAATTATCAATAAAATGAAAGAGAGTGGCAAATCACTTGAAGAAATTACCTCATTTTATATAGATCGTTATAAAAACGAGATGCATGCTTTACATGTGAATGATGCGGACATCGAACCAAAGGCCACAGAGACTGTTTCTGAGATTGTCTCTTTTATTGATGTGATGTTAGGTAAAAAAGTTGCTTACGCTACCAGTGATGGTATCTATTTTGATACTTCAAAAGATACAAAATACCTCTCTTTAAGCCATCGGGCCATTGATGAAGATGCAACACAAGCCAGAGTAGAACAAAAAGAAGAAAAAAAAGATCAAAAGGATTTTGCACTCTGGAAATTCTCAAAAACCAATGAACCAAGTTACCCTGCTCCTTTTGGAATTGGACGACCAGGATGGCACATTGAGTGTTCTGCAATGATTGAAAAACACCTTGCAAGCAGTGGAGATTATCAGATCGATATTCACGCGGGAGGCGCAGATCTTCTTTTCCCACATCATGAAAATGAGGCTGCACAAACCAGATGTAAAAGTGACCAAGAGCTCGCAAAGTACTGGATGCATAATGGTTTTGTAACCATCAGTGGAGAGAAGATGAGCAAATCACTGGGCAATAGCTTTTTCCTAAAAGACGCTCTTGCTATTTACAGTGGTGAAGTGCTTCGTTTTTACCTGCTTGCAACACATTACAGGGCTAATTTCAACTTTGCAGAAGAAGACTTACTAAATACAAAAAAACGACTTGATAAGCTTTATCGCCTGAAAAAAAGAGTATTTGAAAGCACGCCAAGTGAAATTTCATCAAGTTTTAAAGAAACGATGCTTGAAGCACTTAGTGATGATCTTAATATTTCCAAAGCACTTGCTGCTTTGGATGAAATGATCTCTTATGCCAATGAAATGCTTGATGCAAATCCTAAAGATAAAGCGTTTAAAGCTACGACACATGCAAATCTCATATGGATCGAAGCATTACTTGGTATTGGGCTTTACAATCCATATGCTTACTTTCAAATTGGTATCAGTAATGTTGAAAAAATAGAGATAGAAGCACTAATTGTTGAGCGTACACAGGCTAAAAAAGCAAAAGATTTTGCCAAAGCTGATGAAATTCGCACACTTTTAGAAGCTCGAAATATTCAGCTTATGGACACGGCGACAGGCACACAATGGGAAAAGGTGAATTAA
- a CDS encoding flagellar assembly protein A, whose translation MGLFDKITGNNTDEAKLSDGGTSEFKSIVIDTTNVMKELKNVAISHHLKPTDLAFKLLRTTTYYSDEKSENNEMTEEELKLLLDDSFLLNPNLKLTQHYRVEIFRVEDQEDDHTILPDITLSGNKSLTKIIAMVAQNHDVKYTSKLEEKMIEDIQIKKIKAGILVGIRDQNMYKEIKKIVANIRVNGIIDQNQTFVVCQGVDEVPSVNDDLIFHYKKKINPKTTDGKIDYSKRGFVLAVDKDECIIEYIKPQLGTPGRNCRGAFLPIKEPRKTNDAPILITANLIKKESETSIKYIANRGGYVNFEKGTYDIQDQMEINEISFKSTGSIDASLGSNIKINIKEKDILKDAIGAGMSVETTEVHVQGNIGSGARIKAKIADIGGQTHQTAYIEADKIIIAVHRGEANGADVEIDRLEGGKVIGDIVHINHMIGGEVIAKIVKIENLMSNAKITASEILEVTELKGNNNKFIIDPSVTKEFNEMIDSINKKIEKLEEELKAYPRQLSAKKEFIDKNKPMAEMVKDKIMELKRTGVEPPVTLFAKIKDFQEKVIDYNNVLQTFKDKKEELQEYREDLNRIQNKVFSAKIINHSSWKEFNEVRFRLIYPPKDITYNPKEREIAREITLKDMGNGEHRIIRSGEYSSK comes from the coding sequence TTGGGATTATTTGACAAAATAACAGGAAATAATACGGATGAGGCAAAACTAAGTGATGGTGGTACGTCTGAATTTAAGTCCATCGTCATTGATACTACAAATGTGATGAAAGAGCTCAAGAATGTTGCTATATCGCATCATCTTAAGCCAACAGATCTTGCTTTTAAACTTCTTCGTACAACAACATATTATAGTGATGAGAAGAGTGAAAACAACGAAATGACAGAAGAAGAATTAAAGTTGCTTCTTGATGATAGTTTTTTACTCAATCCCAATTTGAAATTAACCCAGCATTATCGTGTTGAGATTTTTAGGGTTGAAGATCAAGAAGATGATCATACAATTCTTCCTGATATTACACTCAGTGGCAATAAAAGTCTTACCAAAATTATTGCTATGGTAGCGCAAAATCATGATGTAAAATATACTTCAAAACTTGAAGAAAAAATGATTGAAGATATTCAGATCAAAAAAATCAAAGCAGGTATTTTAGTTGGAATTCGCGATCAGAATATGTACAAGGAGATCAAAAAAATTGTTGCGAATATTCGCGTCAATGGCATCATAGATCAAAATCAAACCTTTGTTGTATGTCAAGGTGTTGATGAAGTACCTTCCGTAAACGATGATCTTATTTTCCATTACAAGAAAAAGATAAATCCAAAAACAACCGATGGTAAAATAGATTATTCTAAACGAGGATTTGTATTAGCTGTGGATAAAGATGAGTGTATTATCGAATACATTAAGCCTCAACTTGGAACTCCTGGACGAAATTGTAGAGGAGCATTTTTACCAATTAAAGAACCTCGAAAAACAAATGATGCACCTATCTTAATTACTGCAAATTTGATCAAAAAAGAGAGTGAAACGAGTATTAAGTATATTGCAAATCGTGGTGGCTATGTTAATTTTGAAAAAGGAACATATGATATTCAAGACCAAATGGAAATTAACGAAATTAGCTTTAAATCCACAGGTTCAATCGATGCGAGTTTGGGTTCAAATATCAAGATAAACATTAAAGAAAAAGACATACTCAAAGATGCCATTGGTGCAGGTATGAGTGTCGAAACAACTGAAGTTCATGTTCAAGGAAACATTGGCAGTGGCGCTAGAATTAAGGCTAAAATTGCTGATATTGGTGGACAAACCCATCAAACTGCTTATATTGAAGCCGATAAAATCATTATAGCAGTACACCGTGGAGAAGCCAATGGTGCTGATGTAGAGATCGACCGTTTAGAAGGTGGTAAGGTCATTGGAGATATTGTTCATATCAATCATATGATTGGTGGTGAAGTTATTGCCAAAATTGTTAAAATTGAAAATTTGATGTCAAATGCCAAAATAACAGCGTCTGAAATCTTGGAAGTCACTGAACTTAAAGGAAATAATAATAAATTTATTATAGATCCTAGTGTCACTAAAGAATTTAATGAAATGATTGACTCAATTAATAAAAAAATTGAAAAATTAGAAGAAGAACTTAAAGCATATCCCAGACAGCTGAGTGCAAAAAAAGAGTTTATCGATAAAAATAAACCTATGGCTGAAATGGTCAAAGATAAAATTATGGAGCTTAAACGTACAGGTGTTGAGCCTCCCGTAACACTCTTTGCAAAGATTAAAGATTTTCAAGAAAAAGTCATTGATTATAACAATGTATTGCAAACATTTAAAGATAAAAAAGAGGAATTACAAGAATATCGTGAAGATCTCAATCGCATTCAAAATAAAGTATTTTCAGCAAAGATCATTAATCATTCCTCATGGAAAGAGTTTAACGAAGTGCGTTTTAGACTGATTTATCCACCTAAAGATATCACGTATAATCCAAAAGAGCGCGAAATTGCTCGTGAAATTACGCTCAAAGATATGGGCAATGGTGAACACAGAATTATTCGATCAGGTGAGTATAGTAGCAAATGA